From the genome of Parazoarcus communis, one region includes:
- the cas1e gene encoding type I-E CRISPR-associated endonuclease Cas1e — MLKGRLGLETARIPHADRHGLIWLERGELCVIDGCLHFAAGKNSLTPHVLQVPHQAVSMILLGPGSSVTHDALRLLARHGTLMAAVGQDGVRTYTAPPLLPDRSDVARRQAELWGAPRRRISVARHMYALRLGEVLPHRDLDTLRGIEGSRVKAIYRLMAEKYGIVWEGRHYDRSNPTTADIPNQAINHAATAVQGAAAIAVQALAAIPQLGFIHEDSGQAFVLDIADLFRDTITLQIAFSAAQKALSGNTDSIDRLVRREASMVFRKQSVIAAMIDKIKLVLRTEEADGVGNDRDP; from the coding sequence ATGTTAAAGGGACGACTCGGACTGGAGACAGCGCGTATCCCGCATGCTGATCGCCATGGGTTGATCTGGCTGGAACGGGGCGAACTTTGCGTGATTGATGGCTGCTTGCACTTTGCCGCAGGAAAGAACTCCCTAACGCCGCATGTTCTTCAGGTACCGCATCAGGCGGTATCGATGATCCTGCTCGGACCGGGGAGCAGTGTTACGCACGACGCGCTTCGCCTCCTGGCACGCCATGGCACGCTCATGGCTGCAGTGGGACAGGATGGCGTGCGCACTTATACTGCCCCTCCGCTACTTCCTGACCGATCAGATGTCGCACGGCGCCAGGCCGAGTTATGGGGAGCGCCCCGACGCCGGATCAGCGTAGCCCGCCATATGTATGCCCTGCGGTTGGGGGAAGTACTGCCACACCGCGACCTCGATACCCTTCGCGGCATTGAGGGCTCCCGCGTCAAGGCAATCTACCGATTGATGGCAGAGAAGTACGGCATTGTTTGGGAAGGCCGGCATTACGATCGTTCGAATCCAACCACAGCGGACATTCCGAACCAAGCCATTAACCATGCGGCGACGGCCGTTCAGGGTGCTGCTGCAATTGCGGTTCAGGCGCTGGCGGCAATTCCACAACTCGGATTCATACATGAAGACTCGGGGCAAGCGTTCGTTCTGGATATTGCTGACTTGTTTCGCGACACCATCACCCTTCAGATTGCATTTTCTGCCGCTCAGAAGGCTCTTTCTGGAAACACCGACAGTATCGACCGATTGGTCAGACGAGAGGCATCAATGGTGTTTCGGAAGCAGTCCGTAATTGCTGCCATGATCGATAAGATAAAACTCGTTCTGCGTACGGAGGAAGCCGATGGCGTTGGTAACGATCGTGACCCGTGA
- the cas2e gene encoding type I-E CRISPR-associated endoribonuclease Cas2e: MLEVAPTVYVSPRMNPGIRSRVWRVLSEWHAEEPRGSITMVWRDLNETGGVGINSLGEPPRELIEVDGTWLVKKRL; the protein is encoded by the coding sequence ATGCTGGAAGTTGCACCTACGGTTTATGTGTCACCACGGATGAACCCGGGAATACGTAGCAGAGTTTGGAGGGTTCTGTCCGAGTGGCATGCAGAGGAACCTCGCGGAAGCATCACGATGGTATGGCGAGATCTGAATGAAACCGGTGGGGTGGGTATCAACTCACTGGGGGAGCCCCCACGCGAACTCATTGAAGTCGATGGCACCTGGTTGGTGAAAAAGCGCTTGTAA
- a CDS encoding IS256 family transposase: MTTSKGNTLNLSAKELVSGDRDLMKALLKEAVQEVLDGEMSEFLGAAPHERTEGRSGYRADYYHSGLVTRIGKLELRVPRDRSGEFSTALFERYARSEKALVAALAEMYVQGVSTRKVKAITEELCGHSFSASAISAINKGLDEALARFSNRHLDEPYPYLILDARYEKVRENGVINSMAVQIAIGINGDGQRQVLAVETANRESQSSWREFLLRLKERGLSGVEFVVSDDHAGLKKAISEVLTEAAWQRCYVHFLRNALDYLPRKADDDCLQELRWIYDRRDLQEANRDLAAWIAKWQGKYPKLVDWVEANIGETLSFYRLPRAHHKHLKSTNMLERLNEEIKRRTRVVRIFPNAESCLRLIRALCVETHEAWLEDSRYMNMALLAEQKKELMRLAA; the protein is encoded by the coding sequence ATGACCACAAGCAAGGGTAATACGCTGAATCTATCAGCGAAAGAGCTGGTGTCGGGCGACCGCGACCTGATGAAGGCGCTGTTGAAGGAAGCGGTGCAGGAAGTGCTCGACGGCGAGATGAGCGAGTTTCTGGGTGCGGCCCCGCACGAGCGCACGGAGGGACGCAGTGGCTACCGTGCGGATTACTACCACAGTGGGCTGGTGACACGCATCGGCAAGCTTGAGCTGCGCGTGCCGCGCGACCGCAGCGGCGAGTTCTCGACCGCCTTGTTCGAGCGCTACGCCCGCAGCGAGAAGGCACTCGTGGCGGCGCTCGCCGAGATGTACGTGCAAGGGGTGTCGACGCGCAAGGTGAAGGCGATCACCGAAGAGCTATGCGGCCACAGCTTCTCGGCCTCGGCGATCTCGGCGATTAACAAGGGGCTCGACGAGGCGCTCGCGCGCTTTTCCAACCGGCACCTGGACGAACCGTATCCCTACCTGATCCTGGACGCACGCTACGAGAAAGTGCGCGAGAACGGTGTGATCAACTCGATGGCAGTGCAGATTGCCATCGGCATCAACGGTGACGGACAACGCCAGGTGCTGGCAGTGGAGACGGCCAATCGCGAGAGCCAGAGCAGTTGGAGGGAGTTTCTGTTGCGGCTCAAGGAGCGCGGACTCTCAGGCGTGGAGTTCGTTGTCTCCGACGACCACGCGGGATTGAAGAAAGCGATCAGCGAAGTGCTCACGGAGGCGGCCTGGCAGCGTTGCTACGTGCACTTTCTCCGAAACGCCCTCGACTACCTGCCCCGCAAGGCCGACGACGACTGCCTTCAGGAACTGCGCTGGATCTACGACCGCCGCGACCTGCAGGAGGCCAACCGGGATTTGGCGGCCTGGATCGCCAAGTGGCAGGGCAAATATCCGAAGCTCGTCGACTGGGTCGAGGCGAACATCGGCGAGACGCTCAGTTTCTACCGCCTGCCGCGGGCCCATCACAAACATCTGAAGAGTACCAACATGCTCGAGCGACTTAACGAGGAGATCAAGCGACGAACGCGCGTCGTGCGCATCTTCCCCAACGCCGAGTCCTGCTTGCGGCTCATTCGCGCCCTGTGTGTAGAGACCCACGAGGCGTGGCTCGAGGACAGCCGCTACATGAACATGGCCCTGCTGGCCGAGCAGAAGAAGGAGTTGATGAGACTGGCCGCCTAA
- a CDS encoding alpha/beta fold hydrolase: MKDTHLVLLPGLLCDASLFVHQADALADIGGVTVVDLTGSDSIAALATDALAQAPDGPFVLAGMSMGGYVAFEIMRQAPRRVRGLMLMSTSAQPDTREAITNREALIAQADSDFPSVIEALLARMAHPDHANTPEVGGVFHSMATGLGGEVFARQQRAIMSRIDSRPTLAGIKCPTLVVCGRQDALIPLEVQQELAAAIPDARLEILEKCGHLAPLEQADKVTQILRDWLCALAGSKPAIAKP, encoded by the coding sequence ATGAAAGATACACATCTGGTTCTTCTGCCAGGACTACTCTGCGATGCGAGCCTGTTCGTGCATCAGGCTGACGCATTGGCGGACATCGGTGGCGTTACCGTGGTCGACCTGACCGGCTCAGACTCGATTGCCGCGCTGGCGACGGATGCGCTGGCTCAGGCGCCCGACGGGCCGTTTGTGCTGGCCGGGATGTCGATGGGCGGCTATGTCGCGTTCGAGATCATGCGTCAGGCCCCGCGACGGGTTCGGGGCTTGATGCTCATGAGTACCAGTGCGCAGCCCGATACGCGCGAAGCCATCACGAACCGGGAGGCGCTCATCGCGCAGGCCGATTCCGACTTTCCCAGCGTCATCGAAGCGCTGCTGGCGCGCATGGCGCACCCCGATCACGCGAATACGCCGGAGGTGGGCGGTGTGTTCCATTCGATGGCGACCGGCCTCGGCGGCGAGGTGTTCGCACGCCAGCAACGTGCCATCATGAGCCGCATTGACAGCCGGCCGACGCTGGCGGGGATCAAGTGTCCGACGCTGGTCGTGTGCGGGCGGCAGGATGCGCTGATCCCGCTGGAGGTTCAGCAGGAACTGGCCGCCGCGATCCCCGACGCTCGGCTGGAAATCCTCGAGAAATGCGGCCACCTCGCGCCACTCGAGCAAGCGGATAAGGTCACCCAGATCCTGCGCGACTGGCTTTGCGCCCTGGCGGGTAGCAAGCCGGCGATTGCGAAGCCGTGA
- a CDS encoding cation:proton antiporter — MANAQWFLLLGGILLARGATASLLARLPVTPAIIYLAVGLLVGPTVLNVFHFNPLKQSELLETLTEVVVLISLFSAGVKMPVPVSFARWRAPILLATVSMTVTVGMVAAFAFYVFDLPLGAGILLGAILAPTDPVLATDVQIRHPGDDDQLRYTLTCEAGMNDGSAFPFVMLGLGLLGLHEVGEFGLRWVLFDVLWATFAGIAIGVLSGAALAHMAWKLRRHAPEHKLMDDFLGLGLIGVVYGLSVLAGAWGFLAVFFAAVALRQTELKLAGAGPGIPQPQASQRIELESASAGADNEPPLTVSEGSLVFKEHLERLSELTLILLVGGTLFLDSWSWRAVGLALFLFLVARPVSVLIGLLVTRMSWKIRGMVGWFGVRGIGSLYYLMYAIQHGIQEDLALELIQLTLIVVALSILVHGTSVKPLMGLFWRHSRNLPEP; from the coding sequence ATGGCTAACGCACAATGGTTTCTGCTATTAGGTGGCATCCTGCTGGCCAGAGGCGCCACCGCTTCCCTGCTGGCGCGTCTACCGGTGACGCCGGCCATCATTTATCTGGCGGTGGGACTGCTGGTCGGCCCGACGGTGCTCAATGTGTTTCACTTCAATCCGCTCAAGCAATCGGAACTGCTGGAGACGCTGACTGAAGTGGTGGTGCTGATTTCGCTGTTTTCAGCCGGCGTCAAGATGCCCGTCCCGGTGAGCTTTGCCCGCTGGCGTGCCCCGATCCTGCTGGCAACGGTATCCATGACGGTCACCGTCGGCATGGTCGCCGCCTTTGCATTCTATGTATTTGACTTACCGCTCGGTGCAGGCATTCTGCTGGGCGCAATTCTGGCCCCCACCGATCCGGTATTGGCGACCGATGTCCAGATCCGCCATCCCGGTGACGATGACCAGTTGCGCTACACCCTGACCTGCGAGGCCGGCATGAATGACGGCAGCGCCTTTCCGTTCGTGATGCTCGGACTGGGACTGCTCGGATTGCACGAGGTCGGTGAATTCGGACTGCGATGGGTGCTGTTCGATGTGCTGTGGGCGACATTTGCAGGAATCGCCATCGGGGTGCTGTCCGGCGCCGCGCTGGCCCACATGGCATGGAAGCTGCGCCGCCATGCACCTGAGCACAAGCTGATGGACGACTTTCTCGGACTTGGTCTGATCGGCGTGGTGTATGGCCTGAGCGTGCTCGCAGGAGCGTGGGGCTTTTTGGCGGTATTTTTTGCGGCAGTCGCCCTGCGTCAGACCGAACTGAAGCTTGCCGGCGCTGGTCCGGGCATCCCGCAACCGCAGGCAAGCCAGAGGATCGAGCTGGAATCGGCCAGCGCCGGCGCTGACAACGAGCCGCCACTCACCGTAAGCGAGGGATCACTGGTATTCAAGGAACATCTGGAGCGGCTCTCTGAATTGACGCTGATCCTTCTGGTCGGCGGCACCTTGTTTCTCGATTCATGGAGCTGGCGGGCGGTTGGGCTTGCGCTGTTCTTGTTCTTGGTGGCGCGCCCGGTGAGCGTCCTTATCGGTCTGCTGGTTACCCGAATGTCATGGAAGATACGCGGTATGGTCGGCTGGTTCGGCGTCCGCGGTATTGGTTCGCTGTATTACCTGATGTATGCCATCCAGCATGGCATCCAGGAAGACCTGGCCCTGGAGCTGATCCAGTTGACGCTTATTGTGGTGGCGCTGTCGATCCTTGTCCACGGCACCAGTGTCAAGCCGCTGATGGGCCTTTTCTGGCGTCACAGCAGGAACCTGCCGGAGCCGTAG
- a CDS encoding PRC-barrel domain-containing protein → MLRSLNELQKYAIGATDGDIGKVKDFYYDDHDWVVRYLIVDTGSWLASRKVLISPISIQKPDWAAQSLPVAVTKEQVKNSPDIDTEKPVTRQHEALYLDYYGYPTYWGSTGLWGGGMVPVGMYPGYAGLPGGTTGGEQAIEEVAKAERARHRDDDPHLRSCKAVIGYHIQATDGEVGHVDELLFDEETWAIRYFVVNTSNWWVGHKVLIAPQWIDGVSWSDRTVAVDLSREEVKTAPSYDEAITLDRQGEASLYTHYGRPPYWKAD, encoded by the coding sequence ATGTTACGAAGCCTGAATGAACTCCAGAAATATGCCATCGGCGCCACCGACGGCGATATCGGCAAGGTCAAGGACTTCTACTACGACGACCATGACTGGGTCGTCCGCTACCTCATCGTCGACACCGGCTCCTGGCTGGCCAGCCGCAAGGTATTGATATCACCGATTTCGATCCAGAAGCCCGATTGGGCTGCGCAATCGCTGCCGGTCGCCGTCACTAAGGAGCAGGTCAAGAACAGCCCGGACATCGACACCGAGAAACCGGTGACGAGGCAGCACGAGGCGCTGTACCTCGACTACTACGGCTATCCGACCTATTGGGGCAGCACCGGTCTGTGGGGCGGCGGAATGGTTCCGGTGGGAATGTACCCTGGGTACGCCGGCTTGCCGGGTGGCACTACCGGGGGGGAACAAGCCATCGAAGAAGTCGCCAAGGCCGAGCGCGCGCGACACCGCGACGACGATCCGCATCTGCGCAGCTGCAAGGCCGTCATCGGCTATCACATCCAGGCCACCGACGGCGAGGTGGGTCATGTCGACGAGTTGCTCTTCGACGAAGAAACCTGGGCGATCCGCTACTTCGTCGTCAACACGAGCAATTGGTGGGTCGGGCACAAGGTGCTGATCGCGCCGCAGTGGATCGACGGCGTGAGCTGGTCGGACCGGACTGTCGCCGTCGATCTGAGCCGTGAAGAGGTGAAGACAGCCCCGTCCTACGACGAAGCCATAACACTGGACCGGCAAGGAGAGGCGAGTCTATACACCCACTACGGGCGCCCCCCGTACTGGAAGGCGGACTAG
- a CDS encoding OsmC family protein, with amino-acid sequence MKRSASAVWTGDLKQGKGSISTQSGILEDAQYGFNTRFEDGPGTNPEELIAAAHAGCFTMALSAQLGVAGITAERLETKASVTLDKTGDDFTITAVHLVLRAKIPGTDRQTFESIADKAKTGCPVSKVLNATITLESTLEA; translated from the coding sequence ATGAAACGATCTGCATCTGCCGTCTGGACCGGTGACCTCAAGCAAGGCAAGGGCAGCATCTCGACACAGAGTGGCATCCTCGAGGATGCTCAGTACGGTTTCAACACGCGCTTCGAAGACGGCCCCGGCACCAATCCCGAAGAACTGATCGCCGCGGCGCACGCGGGCTGCTTCACGATGGCGCTGTCGGCGCAACTGGGCGTGGCCGGCATCACCGCCGAACGCCTCGAGACCAAGGCGAGCGTGACCCTGGACAAGACCGGCGACGACTTCACCATCACCGCCGTGCATCTTGTTCTGCGGGCGAAGATCCCAGGCACCGACCGCCAGACCTTCGAAAGCATCGCCGACAAGGCCAAGACCGGCTGTCCGGTGTCCAAGGTACTCAATGCGACGATCACGCTCGAATCGACCCTCGAGGCCTGA
- the nhaA gene encoding Na+/H+ antiporter NhaA, with translation MGRTKAEHAGDRVLRPFQLFEQQQASGGLVLLGFAMLALAWANSPWAGAYEQMLGVPLGISLGDQVLRLDLRHWINDGLMAIFFFGVGLEIKREFLVGELAERRKAMLPIVAAVGGMVVPALIYAGFNFDGAGARGWGIPMATDIAFALGALTVLGSRIPEALKVFLVALAIVDDLGALLVIAIFYTASIEWRGVAVIAAVLLALWLANRMGARRGSIYLLLGLGLWAGFYMSGLHATLAGVLTALFVPARVNIVPDALPQVIHRGADDIEAQALDNEPDAMDPDRVAIIGAIAGNLDAATAPLQRFEHSVQPWVTYGILPAFGLFNAGVAIDATVLGTLSTAVPLGIMVGLVLGKSVGIGLASWLAVKTGLAELPQGATWRQLIGTAFLAGIGFTMALFISGLAFHGTHFEREAQLAILIGSLLAAAVGIAILRTSKATQAPGPE, from the coding sequence TTGGGTCGGACCAAGGCCGAGCACGCAGGGGACCGCGTGCTGCGGCCATTCCAGCTGTTCGAACAACAGCAGGCCTCCGGCGGCTTGGTGCTGCTGGGCTTTGCCATGTTGGCGCTGGCCTGGGCCAACTCGCCGTGGGCAGGGGCCTACGAGCAGATGCTGGGCGTTCCGCTGGGCATTTCACTTGGCGACCAGGTGTTGCGCCTGGACCTTCGCCATTGGATAAACGATGGCCTGATGGCGATCTTCTTCTTCGGCGTCGGACTCGAGATCAAGCGCGAGTTTCTGGTCGGTGAGCTGGCCGAACGACGCAAGGCGATGCTGCCGATCGTGGCCGCCGTCGGCGGCATGGTGGTCCCGGCGCTGATCTATGCCGGGTTCAACTTCGATGGCGCAGGCGCCAGGGGCTGGGGCATTCCGATGGCGACCGACATTGCCTTTGCGCTCGGTGCGCTGACCGTCCTGGGCTCGCGCATCCCCGAAGCGCTGAAGGTCTTCCTGGTCGCACTGGCCATCGTCGACGACCTCGGCGCGCTACTGGTCATCGCAATCTTCTACACCGCGTCGATCGAATGGCGCGGCGTCGCCGTGATCGCCGCCGTGCTGCTGGCGCTGTGGCTGGCCAACCGCATGGGGGCCCGCCGGGGATCGATCTACCTGCTGCTCGGGCTGGGTCTGTGGGCCGGCTTCTACATGTCCGGTCTGCACGCGACACTGGCCGGTGTGCTGACGGCGCTGTTCGTGCCCGCGCGCGTGAACATCGTGCCCGACGCGCTGCCGCAGGTGATCCACCGCGGCGCCGACGACATCGAAGCCCAGGCCCTCGACAACGAGCCCGACGCAATGGATCCCGATCGTGTCGCCATCATCGGCGCGATCGCGGGCAACCTCGACGCTGCCACCGCACCGCTGCAGCGCTTCGAACATAGTGTGCAGCCGTGGGTCACCTACGGCATCCTCCCGGCATTTGGTTTGTTCAATGCAGGGGTCGCGATCGACGCCACTGTGCTGGGCACACTGTCGACGGCCGTGCCGCTGGGGATCATGGTCGGGCTGGTGCTCGGTAAATCGGTCGGCATCGGCCTGGCCAGTTGGCTGGCGGTGAAGACCGGGCTGGCCGAACTGCCCCAAGGGGCAACCTGGCGCCAGTTGATCGGCACCGCCTTCCTGGCCGGCATCGGCTTCACCATGGCGCTGTTCATCAGCGGCCTGGCGTTTCACGGCACCCATTTCGAGCGCGAGGCCCAGCTGGCCATCCTGATCGGTTCGTTGCTGGCCGCGGCGGTCGGTATCGCCATTTTGCGGACATCGAAGGCGACGCAGGCGCCCGGCCCGGAGTGA
- a CDS encoding aromatic ring-hydroxylating oxygenase subunit alpha, with the protein MNAPTEIRNFKVFELKNVLNSIEEAVGLGNEFYTDDSYFKFERDRVLAQGWACIGFASDVGTNNYVKPIEFMGLPLLMMRNRDGALQVFHNVCSHRGMKLVHEAGEIQGLIRCAYHSWTYDLNGALKGTPHVGGINQHKDPRFACEKHGLKALRSHVWMDMVFVNLSGTAPAFEDAIRPLTERWEQFLGKDGMSLLRAPISDGAMSIEVNCNWKLAVENYCEAYHLPWVHPSLNTYSRLEDHYNIMFDGNFAGQGSYAYNLADIEGTSLPTFPSWPADRMRNAEYVAFFPNVLLGIQADHAFAMVLEPLAANKTVEHLRLFYVGDEAARKDIYAASRHAILSAWRVVFSEDIGAVEGMQAGRQSPGYQGGVFSPEMDVPTHYFHQWAARRILSANGQGQEAA; encoded by the coding sequence ATGAACGCACCGACCGAAATCCGCAACTTCAAGGTTTTCGAACTCAAGAACGTACTCAATTCGATTGAAGAAGCCGTTGGCCTTGGCAACGAGTTTTATACCGACGACAGCTATTTCAAGTTCGAGCGCGACCGCGTGCTTGCACAGGGCTGGGCATGCATCGGTTTTGCGAGTGACGTCGGGACGAACAACTACGTCAAGCCGATCGAGTTCATGGGCTTGCCCCTTCTGATGATGCGAAATCGCGACGGTGCGCTGCAGGTATTCCACAACGTGTGCAGCCATCGTGGAATGAAGCTGGTGCATGAGGCAGGTGAAATTCAGGGCCTGATCCGTTGCGCCTACCACTCCTGGACGTATGACCTCAACGGCGCACTGAAAGGTACGCCTCACGTTGGCGGGATCAACCAGCACAAGGATCCGCGCTTCGCCTGTGAAAAGCACGGTCTGAAGGCACTGCGCAGCCACGTCTGGATGGACATGGTGTTCGTCAATCTGTCCGGCACGGCACCGGCATTCGAAGACGCCATCCGGCCGCTCACGGAGCGTTGGGAGCAGTTCCTGGGCAAGGACGGCATGTCGCTGCTGCGCGCCCCGATCAGCGATGGTGCGATGAGCATCGAGGTGAATTGCAACTGGAAACTCGCGGTCGAGAACTATTGCGAGGCCTATCACCTCCCCTGGGTGCACCCGAGCCTCAACACCTACTCGCGCCTCGAAGATCACTACAACATCATGTTCGATGGCAACTTCGCAGGCCAGGGCAGCTACGCCTACAACCTCGCGGACATCGAAGGGACGTCGCTGCCGACCTTCCCTTCGTGGCCTGCGGACCGCATGCGCAATGCAGAATACGTTGCGTTCTTCCCCAATGTGCTGCTCGGCATCCAGGCTGACCATGCCTTTGCCATGGTGCTTGAGCCGCTGGCCGCGAACAAGACCGTAGAGCACCTGCGCCTGTTCTACGTCGGCGACGAAGCTGCACGAAAGGACATCTATGCGGCCAGCCGTCACGCCATCCTCAGCGCCTGGCGAGTGGTGTTCTCGGAAGACATCGGTGCGGTCGAAGGCATGCAGGCCGGACGTCAGTCGCCGGGCTATCAGGGCGGTGTGTTCTCGCCCGAGATGGACGTACCAACGCACTACTTCCATCAGTGGGCCGCGCGCCGGATTCTTTCCGCCAACGGTCAAGGGCAAGAGGCCGCGTGA
- a CDS encoding aldehyde dehydrogenase family protein — protein sequence MKHAIASHWQNYIDGQWVDGERQLTVSNPATTQPLASIALAGIDEAEAALDAATHCAQNGWLTSTRPAQRVQWLLRIAAEIRAVTDEGAWVLCQENGKTLRDARDEFVEAARYFEYYAGMADKIEGISVPLGNGYVDFTSYEPMGVSVQIVPWNFPVSICARSLAPALAAGNAVVVKSPELSPLGMCVLFRAIERAGLPRGAVNLLCGLGSEVGAHLVSSPKANQIVFTGSVPTGQSILAAAARWATPSVMELGGKSAALVFPDADREQLLASVKSGIFFNAGQVCSAMSRLLVHRDIHDEIVAAVAEMAQGLVSGPGEEDPDHTPLISAEQLARVQAICNDAIAEGAEAVVGGDRQSDRAGHFMQPTVFAGVTPQMKVAQQEVFGPVLAVIPFDSEEEAIEIANGTPFGLVSGVFTQDINRALRLTRRLRSGQVFVNEWYAGGIETPFGGVGLSGFGREKGQEALYSYVRTKNVAIRIQQD from the coding sequence ATGAAACACGCGATCGCCAGCCATTGGCAGAACTACATCGACGGTCAATGGGTAGATGGTGAGCGTCAGCTTACTGTCTCCAACCCAGCGACCACCCAGCCACTTGCCAGCATCGCACTGGCGGGTATCGATGAGGCCGAAGCCGCGCTCGACGCGGCCACGCATTGCGCGCAGAACGGCTGGCTGACTTCGACACGCCCCGCGCAGCGGGTGCAGTGGTTGCTGCGTATCGCAGCCGAAATCCGAGCAGTCACTGATGAAGGCGCGTGGGTACTGTGCCAGGAGAACGGCAAGACCCTGCGCGATGCGCGCGACGAGTTCGTCGAGGCCGCACGCTACTTCGAGTACTACGCCGGCATGGCCGACAAGATCGAAGGGATCTCCGTGCCCTTGGGTAACGGCTACGTCGACTTCACGAGCTACGAACCGATGGGGGTCTCGGTACAGATCGTGCCGTGGAACTTCCCGGTTTCCATCTGCGCCCGCTCGCTGGCCCCTGCCCTGGCGGCAGGGAATGCGGTGGTGGTGAAGTCGCCGGAGTTGTCGCCACTCGGAATGTGCGTGTTGTTTCGCGCCATCGAGCGTGCCGGCCTGCCGCGAGGCGCAGTCAACCTGTTGTGTGGGCTGGGCAGTGAGGTCGGCGCGCATCTGGTGAGCAGCCCCAAGGCAAACCAGATCGTGTTTACCGGCTCAGTCCCCACCGGGCAGTCGATTCTCGCCGCGGCAGCGCGCTGGGCAACGCCGAGCGTCATGGAACTTGGCGGCAAGTCAGCTGCGTTGGTCTTTCCTGATGCCGACCGCGAACAACTGCTTGCCAGCGTGAAGAGTGGCATTTTCTTCAACGCCGGTCAGGTGTGCTCAGCGATGTCGCGCCTGCTGGTCCATCGCGACATCCATGACGAGATCGTGGCGGCAGTCGCTGAGATGGCTCAAGGGCTGGTTAGTGGCCCCGGAGAAGAAGATCCCGATCACACCCCCTTGATCAGCGCCGAGCAGCTGGCGAGGGTCCAGGCCATCTGCAACGACGCCATTGCCGAGGGTGCCGAAGCTGTTGTGGGCGGCGATCGTCAGAGTGATCGTGCTGGTCACTTCATGCAGCCGACGGTGTTTGCAGGCGTCACACCACAGATGAAGGTCGCACAGCAGGAGGTGTTTGGACCGGTGCTGGCAGTGATCCCGTTCGACTCCGAGGAGGAAGCCATCGAGATCGCAAATGGCACGCCGTTCGGACTGGTCTCGGGCGTGTTTACCCAGGACATCAACCGGGCCCTGCGACTGACGCGCCGCCTGCGAAGTGGTCAGGTGTTCGTCAACGAATGGTATGCGGGCGGAATCGAAACACCGTTTGGCGGTGTCGGTCTGTCGGGATTTGGTCGCGAGAAAGGCCAGGAAGCCCTGTACAGCTACGTTCGCACGAAGAACGTGGCAATCCGCATCCAGCAGGACTGA